One Sulfitobacter sp. M39 genomic window, GAATGGGAAGTAAAAAACAGGTTCGGCCCCTTTGCCACCCAGAGCGACCCTGCAGGCCTATTCGAAAACTACAAATTGCTTGAGGGGGAAAGCTTCGAAAGCTGGCACAACCGTCTTTCAAGTGAAGGCCTACCTTCTCCCTATTACGAAGCCCTCAAAGCACGTCAGCACGAAAAGATGCACTGGGATCAGAGCGTCAGTCGACACCAAGACAAAATTCTCAGCTACGTCAGACATGAAAACGATATCAGCACCACGGTTGCTGTCGCCGCTCACGTGCCTTCAAATGAACAATGTAGTTGGACGTATCGAGGGCAAGAAATAACGCAGCCATGCGACGAAGACTTCGAGTTTCATGTGCCAATTTCCGGTGCCACAGTGCGAGTTGCTTTCGCAGGCCATGAAATAGAAAAGCTGATCGAACCAAGTCATATTGTGATCGTAGGTTTGGGGGATAGTTACGCCTCTGGTGAAGGCAATCCGGACTATCCCGGTGAGTGGAAACCAGACCAAGTCCTTCCAGGGAACAACGAACTCGAATGGCTGGTTGACTATAGGAACCGTCTAATTTCGCCACCTGAGGCCTTTGACGCAAAGACCAACCACTGGGTTGATGATACTTGTCATCGCAGTTTTTACAGTCATCAGAGTCTTACTGCGCTTAAAGTCGCCTCAGAAAATAAGCATTCGTACGTTTCCTTTTTGCACTACGCTTGCACTGGAGCCGAAGCCTTCGACGGCTTGCTTGCCCCACAATATCAGGCCTGGGGTGAAAAAGGGGTTTTTGTACCGTTCTCGCAAGTCAATTTTGCGATCCGTGAGCTCTGTCAAGACGGGAAACCTCTTGGTGAGGCCGCACCACATTATGAATCTGTTTCACAGAAAGAGACTGCGGGTATAAGCATTGCCGCTTTCCATCGACGGGGTGGCCCGGGCAACCTGCCACGGAGCCGCAGCAATCTCATACCTGATCCAAAACTGGACGCGTTTAGCCGATTTACGAAAAATCTGCGTGACAAAAACGACGGCCATTTCCCGCAGTCCGGTCTATTGACTTGCGAAACGGGGAAGATGAGAACCCCAGATTATGTGTTTTTGAATGAAGGTGGGAATAGCATAGGATTTGCTGATATCGTGCAGTACTTTATTGTTCCTTCGCGGTGGAAAATAGAGAAAGTCGGGAGGCGTTTGTTCCCTGAGGTTTGCCCGAATCCGGCCTATCGTGTTGACAGAAAATACAATAGGCAGCTCCACGATTATTGTGAAGATTTAGATAGAGAGATCAACTATCACTCTGGCGATTTGATCAGCGGGGCGTCAAAATCATTGGGAATGAAGGACCGATATACATTATTGTTCAATGTATTGGAGTATCGCTTGGGGCTTGAGCCAAGAAAAATTGTGATGGCTCAATATCCCGATCCTATGCGTGAGACTGGCTCTTCAAGCCCTGCTTGTAAGCCTCTTAACTCAGTGGACTTTGAAGTGCGTGGCGACCCTGCTGGCGTTTTCAATCCGCAAAGTGCGTGGAGTGGCTTGAAAGCTGTAGCCCCGAAGGCGCTTATTCGCACGTTGAGTAACATCCCAATTGGGCGAAATTTTCGTGAGTGGCAGTTCAACCTAACAGCAAGTGATGCTGGCAATGCTTTGAAACAGTTTGATGATTTGCGAGTAATTTTGGCCAATACAGCTACCAGTCGAGGAATATCTTTTGTGTGTGAAACACGCGATGCGTTTGTCGGTTATGGGTGGTGGAAGGGAGCTCGCCTCAATCTCCCCAACACCAAACCATATTGGGCGATTTGGGACTGGAAACCTTATGCCTATGAGGCCGAAACACGTGCGATTCGAACGGGAAATGATACGATTATCACTCAGCCTGGCGAAAAAAGGATAACTGGCGCAATTCATCCAAACCTAACTGGACATCGGCTGATTGCTCAAGTCGTCTACGATAGCGTCTGGGGTAACTAATCAATCATGGAAATCAGACCCCAATCGACTATATGTCGATTGGTGCTCAAAGTCGAAATTCTTACTGTTGAAAGACGTTGACGTACGCTGGAAGCGCCAGTTGGCCGCTTGCTGAACAGCAAGATTGTCCGCACTGTTGACCGTTGGGCCTTGGATTATGCTGCGCGGTGCCATGAAGGTCCGGTATGGGGAAGCCACGCTGCGGCACTTGTGATCCAGTCCAGTGACCGCAAAGGGCGGTTCTCGTCGATCTACATACGGGGCGGAAACCAAACCTTCGCCGCGCTCTGGATAGAGGGCTGCTACGCGGACCAAACTGTCGTCCACAAATTCCGCCCCAATGGCCACTGCCAACCCAAAGCGGACATGAAATCTGTCACATTGTGCGGAAAGCGGGAGCCTGCTGCGAGTTCAGTAACAGGTTCGTGCAAGATTTATCAAAAGCTCCTGAAAGAAAGCTCGAGGCTAAATATGTTCAACAACACAGATTCTTCACTCTTACATAATCTCTAATCAAGTGATGGCTGACATTATTCCCATCGGATAAGACGGAGTTAGTTAGATCAAGCGCAAACTGACAAAAAGTTAGTGCGCAATTGGTAAACCTGATCAAATCGGTTTGCCCAACGAGGCATTGAAACCGTCCTTCCAATACACTGAGCGCTATTTCCTCGAACGAGCCAGTAGGGGGAAACCGTTTCCCGCCGTAAGGATACCAGGTTTGTAATGCAAAGCGGTATTGGACTTGGTTTCGGGTGTAAGAAAGGAAGTTACCAGTCCTAAATTTTTGGTCATCCGTAAGTCGAGCGATATGCTCAGTCAAGAGTTCAACAGTCGCATCTCGCGAAGCTTTAGGTGCTGCGACAGCTACGGCTCCGGACCGTAATTGGTCCAGGATATCGACAACTGTGGACCATGTGTCTTCATGAGAGTTTTTAAGCGGAACAAATGTCAGAGCACCTAAATCATTAGATACATCGACACGAAAGAAGCCCTTTTTGGGAAATGTTAGCCCGGTTACTTTGGCAACTTCCTGTATTCTCGCAAATTCGGTTCCATCTATATTGGAACACATGACACCGAACAATCTGAGAAAAGCGTGCGCACTATAGAAAGCCGCATAGTAAGCGCGAATTACGAACCAAGCGGTGTTACGAGGCGACCTTGTGTCAGTCACAATTCCTGACAGTGATTCAAGTGCTGCGCGCGCAAATTTACTGCAGTCACCAGCACAAGCGGATTTCAGTTCGTCTGGCATGTAAGGTCGCAACTTGACCAGTTCTCCCGAGGTTTCAAAAACATACCGTTGCGACGCGACAAAGGCTTTGAAGTCTTGGAGCTGAGAGCTATGCTCCACCATCAGGTCTCGACGTATCTGCCTCTGGAGTGCTATTGGAATATCTACGTCCATTTCAGAGCAGAAAGTCGGAATCCAAGCACTCCTCAAAGTGCTTAACCAATGGTTTGTAAGCGTTTTTCGCTTCCTTCACTTTAGCTGGTCGTAACTTATCACGGGCAGGATCCAGTATTTCTGAAAAGTAATCGTAAGTATAGACAGACCCGTGTCTGTATTTAGTCCTCCGAGCTACAGTCGGAAAAAAGCCACTTATAGCTTTAAAGACGGTTGGTTGATAGAATTCCACTGCAAGGCCGCGGGGTTGAAACACCGTATCAAATACCGCCTGATAGTATGAGGCCAGAACCTGATAAACATCTTCATCAGACATACCTCCAAACAGCTTTACCAGCGGGCCGACCGCAGAGTTAAAAAGCGTTCTGGTTATTTTCCCACTTACCTTTTTCGCAGATGAAAGTTTTCCATAGAGTATTGTGGAGGGGTCATCTTTAAACCAGTCGAATATGACTCTCATTCTTGCTTCGGCATCATTTTCATATTCGGCCATCTTTTTAATATCTAACAAAAGCTCGGTTGGAACACCTTTCTGCTTAGAGTTAATGTCAATGAACAATCGAGACTCTTCGCGCTTGTTCAGATTATCATAGATGACAACCGGTACCCGCAAATTACTTTTCGCCAACGAGAACCCATAGACTCGGTGTTGACCATCTAAGATAAGAAACGCTTGTTGGATGTCCTTAAAAGAAATGCTTTTCGCTTTCGGGGAGTAAACGAGATCAGCATCATCCTGTGCAGAGAGCACGATGGAACTTGGTACGGTGCCTAAACCATTGTCGATATAATCGGCAATATCTTGAGCCCTTTTCCTATCCAAAACTCGCTGGAACCCTGCGATATTATCTTCTTCGCGGCTGATTGCGATACAAGTTCGTGCAAGCACTTCACTTTGAATAGTCGTCGTATAAAATTTGTGTTCACCTTGTGTCACCAGACTTACGGTTCCGAAGCTTAGACGGCTGGGCTCTTTTCTCATTGAAAAATACCATTTCCTAAATTAAATTTGGCTTTGTATAGAGACAGCTAAGCTTGTCACACCAGAAGTTGTAAACGCAACCCGTGTCTTCACAAACGGACAAAGGCAAGACACGGTGCAGCATCGGATCATTTCCCCCAAGTCTGCTACATGCCTCGCGTGAACTTGCAAAGTGTACCAACTGCACATATCCATATCCGCCGCTCGCGCTAACCACGGCATCCGTCATTGTGGGCTCGAATAAGACGTTAACTGCAACGAGCACCAAGGTCGGCAGAGCGGACCTTTCAGACCTTCGCGGCAAGTGCGCCAATGTCCGGTTCAGCGAACTGCTCAATAAACGTCCGTTTCTGGAAGGCTGTGCGGGTAAGGTGAATGTCCGAAAAGATTCACTTTAAGCCAGGCTAAACGAGGCCATAAGATTTTCCTTGGAATTTTTGAATATGATAAAAGCTCTGCTTCTAAGGCCGATTATTGTTTAATGGCGCTTAGCGTCGTGCCAATATTTACAGAGGATTCCGAAAGAAAATCCAAAACTTCGCTGATGGATTTAAGTGTGCGTCTTTTGGCTTGATTTAACTTAGAAGTCATTCTTGGCGTTGCTGATATTGCGCGTTGAAAATTCGCAATCTGCGCGTGAACATTATCCAGCGTTGACTTCATATTTTCAAGTTGATCAACAAGTTCGTTGACTTCATCTATACTGCTAATTCCGTCTTGCCGGGAGATCATAACGGCATGCTGCATACCACGAAGCGCTGCAGAAAATTCACGCTTTAGATCTGGTGTCGCTTGGTCAAGTATATGAGAGTAACGCTGCATTTCTGCAGCAACCTTCTCTATAATTGGCTTGATAACCTTATTATCTTGTCGAAACTCACCCGTTAGGTCGATTTTTCTGAGCTCAGTAGTTCGAGTTTCTATCTTGTCGCCCAGTTTTTTTGTCGCTGTA contains:
- a CDS encoding DGQHR domain-containing protein, which gives rise to MRKEPSRLSFGTVSLVTQGEHKFYTTTIQSEVLARTCIAISREEDNIAGFQRVLDRKRAQDIADYIDNGLGTVPSSIVLSAQDDADLVYSPKAKSISFKDIQQAFLILDGQHRVYGFSLAKSNLRVPVVIYDNLNKREESRLFIDINSKQKGVPTELLLDIKKMAEYENDAEARMRVIFDWFKDDPSTILYGKLSSAKKVSGKITRTLFNSAVGPLVKLFGGMSDEDVYQVLASYYQAVFDTVFQPRGLAVEFYQPTVFKAISGFFPTVARRTKYRHGSVYTYDYFSEILDPARDKLRPAKVKEAKNAYKPLVKHFEECLDSDFLL